The genomic window TGAACACGGGGATCGACCAGATCGACCAGGAACACAAGGGCCTCTTCGCCATCTACGCCGAACTCCACGCGGGGATCCGCTCGGGGGCCTCCCCGGCCCAGCTTTACGCCATCCTCTTCAAACTCACGACCCACGCCGAGGCGCACTTCAAGGCCGAGGAGATCCAGATGCTGGCCGTGGCCTTCCCCGGCTTCAGGCCGCACCAGGAAAAGCATGTCCAGCTGCTGACCGAGGTGGGCCTCCTGACGCTGCAGTTCGGCGACCCGGCCCTGGAAGCCCCGCGCAGGCTCCTGGAGATCCTGCGCCCCTGGCTCCTGGACCACCTTCTCAACGACGACCTCGCCTTCGCGGACTGGGTCAGGGCTTCCCGCCAGGCAGGGTGTTGACCACCGCGGTGTCCTCGGCGTACTGGGCCTCGGCCTTGCGCAAGGTGATGCCCCGGGCGTGGCCGACGATGGAGGCCA from Geothrix sp. 21YS21S-2 includes these protein-coding regions:
- a CDS encoding bacteriohemerythrin; this encodes MDELVWSEDLNTGIDQIDQEHKGLFAIYAELHAGIRSGASPAQLYAILFKLTTHAEAHFKAEEIQMLAVAFPGFRPHQEKHVQLLTEVGLLTLQFGDPALEAPRRLLEILRPWLLDHLLNDDLAFADWVRASRQAGC